A single genomic interval of Picosynechococcus sp. PCC 7003 harbors:
- a CDS encoding LptF/LptG family permease, protein MKSLLKNFSVLDRYIIGELNLAFAFGLGLFSALGIAVGSLFDLLAQVRESRLLFDVALKVMALKMPEFIGFALPMAVLLATLIVYSRLSGDSEIIALRSLGISVYRLVLPALLFSIFATTITFVFKDQVIPLANAQATQTLEQAFLQKQAPFRDEKIIYPEYGEDDVLKRLFYAAEFDGQQMKDLTIIDRSNGSLNQIVTAEAAGWDLARNQWSFQNGIIYFINADGSYRNVLRFDRHQIQLSNELRVDEELPKHEDMSLAQLRQYMQTVAADPDRDEAWLRKLRVRFQEKISFPFICLALGVVGAAIGLRPQSAGKATGFGLCVGLIFGYYFLAFMISSVGVAGYLPPILAAWLPNLIVMAIASGLVLQSSR, encoded by the coding sequence ATGAAATCTTTGCTCAAGAACTTCTCCGTTTTAGACCGCTACATCATCGGTGAACTCAATCTAGCTTTTGCATTTGGCCTGGGGCTATTTTCCGCCCTGGGGATCGCCGTCGGTAGCCTCTTTGATCTCTTGGCCCAGGTGCGAGAATCTCGGTTGCTCTTTGATGTGGCTCTAAAGGTGATGGCCCTAAAAATGCCTGAATTTATCGGTTTTGCCCTGCCCATGGCGGTGCTCTTGGCCACCCTCATTGTTTACAGTCGTCTGTCGGGAGATAGTGAAATTATCGCTCTCCGCAGCCTCGGCATCAGTGTTTATCGTCTTGTGTTGCCTGCCTTGTTGTTTAGCATCTTTGCTACAACAATTACTTTTGTTTTTAAAGATCAAGTCATTCCCCTCGCCAATGCCCAGGCCACCCAAACCCTAGAGCAGGCATTCCTCCAGAAACAGGCCCCCTTTCGGGACGAAAAAATTATTTATCCCGAATATGGCGAAGATGACGTCCTCAAACGCTTATTTTATGCCGCCGAATTTGATGGGCAGCAAATGAAGGATCTGACGATTATCGACCGCTCTAATGGCAGCCTCAACCAAATTGTCACCGCCGAAGCTGCTGGCTGGGATCTGGCTCGCAATCAATGGAGTTTTCAAAATGGCATTATCTACTTTATTAATGCCGATGGTTCCTATCGCAATGTGCTGCGCTTCGACCGCCACCAAATCCAACTCAGTAACGAACTGCGGGTGGACGAAGAATTACCCAAGCACGAAGATATGAGCCTAGCCCAGCTCCGACAATATATGCAGACCGTCGCCGCTGACCCTGACCGGGATGAAGCCTGGTTGCGTAAGTTGCGGGTGCGGTTCCAAGAAAAAATTTCGTTTCCTTTTATTTGTCTCGCCCTGGGTGTGGTGGGGGCAGCCATTGGTTTGCGGCCCCAGAGTGCCGGGAAAGCCACGGGGTTTGGCCTCTGTGTGGGGTTGATCTTTGGGTATTATTTTCTCGCTTTTATGATCAGTTCCGTGGGCGTAGCCGGGTATCTGCCCCCTATTTTGGCGGCCTGGTTACCCAACTTGATCGTGATGGCGATCGCCTCTGGCCTGGTGTTGCAAAGTTCCAGGTAA
- a CDS encoding lipopolysaccharide assembly protein LapB, with protein sequence MTNCYRKLLLFLSLSLMMGAGQVSAASLVGPIQDSLLPAQQGDRPLSESQATQLTQEIITLEAEGFERWAEGNKDAAFSRWWRQLQLRQVLPDRQAEVESLGRIGAIAWEDNQTEPVEIITERLVAIEQQDFPQDYNLLLPLATAYEQIRDSQRAIALYRQHLETLEDPYKPEILRLITQLALDWFNTDAALAALEEIETLNALTDADREQLAALYEQTQQPAKAIAQQRQLTPVYFQEQNLPQLIRTYQQIAANYGQLQDYPQAVSFSRDAFTLAWELGYFDAAESALTQLATLYLAQEKNTAGVQVYEQLITVQESSYNRFGMMETYRTLGTLYEQAGRYPDALVAFQRGLAIAKELNHNINDFTQAIATLPLQ encoded by the coding sequence ATGACCAATTGTTATCGCAAACTTTTGCTTTTTCTTAGCCTCAGCTTAATGATGGGGGCCGGGCAGGTTTCGGCGGCGTCTTTGGTAGGGCCAATTCAGGATTCTTTGCTCCCCGCACAGCAAGGCGATCGCCCTTTGAGTGAGTCCCAAGCCACCCAACTGACCCAAGAAATTATCACCCTAGAGGCCGAGGGGTTTGAGCGATGGGCCGAGGGCAACAAAGATGCGGCTTTTTCCCGGTGGTGGCGGCAACTGCAGTTACGGCAAGTTTTACCGGATCGCCAGGCCGAAGTTGAAAGCCTAGGGCGGATTGGGGCGATCGCCTGGGAAGACAACCAAACGGAGCCAGTAGAAATCATCACCGAACGTTTGGTGGCCATCGAACAGCAAGATTTCCCCCAAGACTATAACCTCCTGCTGCCCCTGGCCACGGCCTATGAACAAATTCGCGATTCCCAACGGGCGATCGCCCTTTATCGGCAGCACCTAGAGACCCTTGAAGATCCTTATAAACCGGAAATTTTGCGCCTGATTACCCAACTGGCCCTAGATTGGTTCAACACTGACGCCGCCCTCGCTGCCCTAGAAGAAATTGAAACCCTCAACGCCCTGACGGATGCCGACCGGGAACAACTCGCCGCCCTCTATGAACAAACCCAGCAACCAGCAAAGGCGATCGCCCAACAGCGGCAACTCACCCCTGTTTATTTCCAAGAACAAAACCTGCCCCAACTGATCCGCACCTACCAGCAAATCGCTGCTAACTACGGGCAACTCCAGGACTATCCCCAAGCCGTGAGCTTTAGCCGCGATGCCTTTACCCTCGCCTGGGAACTGGGGTATTTTGACGCCGCCGAAAGTGCCCTCACCCAGTTGGCGACCCTTTACCTGGCCCAGGAGAAAAACACCGCTGGCGTCCAGGTCTACGAACAACTGATCACCGTCCAAGAGTCTAGCTATAACCGCTTTGGGATGATGGAAACCTACCGTACCCTCGGCACCCTCTATGAACAGGCGGGCCGCTACCCCGATGCCCTTGTTGCGTTCCAAAGGGGATTGGCGATCGCCAAAGAATTGAACCACAATATCAACGACTTCACCCAAGCCATTGCCACCCTGCCGCTTCAATGA